From a region of the Desmodus rotundus isolate HL8 chromosome 7, HLdesRot8A.1, whole genome shotgun sequence genome:
- the LOC112310706 gene encoding glutathione S-transferase theta-2B: MGLELYLDLLSQPCRAVYIFAKKNGIPFQLRTVELLKGQHLNKEFLPANSLQRVPVLKDGDFVLSESVAILIYLSSKYQTADHWYPSDLQARMRVHEYLGWHGDCIRNNFGVSLWAQVLAPLIGAQVPEEKLKHNRAAMDRALQCLEDKFLGDKAFLTSQQVTLADIMALEELMQVVALGCDLFEGRPRLAAWHQRVEAFLGADLCRETHSLISSIREQAANKKILDPPPEMYSKMLLRLSRIP, encoded by the exons ATGGGTCTGGAGCTCTACCTGGACCTGCTGTCCCAGCCCTGCCGCGCCGTCTACATCTTCGCCAAGAAGAACGGCATCCCCTTCCAGCTTCGCACCGTGGAGCTGCTCAAAG GTCAGCACCTGAACAAGGAGTTCCTCCCAGCTAACAGCCTGCAGAGGGTACCGGTCCTCAAGGACGGTGACTTCGTCTTGAGTGAAAG CGTGGCTATCCTCATTTACCTGAGCAGTAAGTATCAGACAGCGGATCACTGGTACCCATCAGACCTGCAGGCCCGCATGCGCGTCCATGAGTACCTGGGCTGGCATGGTGACTGCATCCGTAACAACTTTGGTGTGTCCCTGTGGGCCCAG GTGCTGGCACCGCTCATCGGGGCTCAGGTGCCTGAGGAGAAGCTGAAGCACAACAGGGCTGCCATGGACCGGGCCCTGCAGTGCCTGGAGGACAAGTTCCTGGGGGACAAGGCCTTCCTCACTAGCCAGCAGGTGACGCTGGCAGACATCATGGCGCTGGAGGAGCTGATGCAG GTTGTGGCTCTTGGCTGTGACCTGTTTGAGGGACGGCCGCGACTGGCTGCCTGGCACCAGCGAGTGGAAGCTTTCCTGGGTGCTGATCTGTGCCGGGAGACCCACAGCCTCATCTCGAGCATTCGGGAGCAGGCAGCCAACAAAAAAATCCTGGATCCTCCCCCAGAGATGTACTCAAAGATGCTGCTTCGTTTATCCAGGATCCCCTGA